The nucleotide window AAATTGCCAATTGTAAATAAGCGTCGCGATAGTCCGGCTTTTCCAAAACCACTTTTTCCCAAAAAACGATTTCACTTCTTATCCTTTGCGGCTCGTTTTTAATTCGTTCCAAGACTTTAAGAGGGGATAAAGACGCGGCCAAAACCGAATTATTACTGCCTAAATGATTGGTTGTGGTGAAAGTTTGGGCAATTAAAAGCTCGCGTTCCGTTCCTTCTAAATCACCTCTTTTTAAATATTCCTGGGCCAAAAGCAGATGAGGGGAGAGGCTTTGGGGAGAGAGCATCACTGTAAGTTTTGCCTGTTCTAAAGCCAAAAAACTTGGGGAAACCACCCCAAACGAGTTAAAGAGCGTTGGAAAAAGATTAATAAGAATTAAGAGCGTCAGAAAGCCCAAAACGCCTAATTTTGGCTCTAAAATTAAACGTTTTGCGTTAATCATGCGTGAAATATGCGGGAATTCTAGTTTGTTTTTGGCCATGGCTCAATAATTAAAGGTTTTTTCTGGAATTTTTGCCAGATTTCCTCGGTAATAAACGGCATAAAAGGATGGAGGAGTTGCAGGGAAGTTAGATAAGCATGTTCTAAAACCGAAAGGGCGATGAAATCACCATTGTTCGTTCTTTTTTTTGAACTTTCCAAATACTGGTCGGCCAAACGGTGCCATAAAAATTCGTACAAAGCCTGCGCCGCCAGAGCCATTTGAAACTTCTCAAGATTTTCCGTCACCTTCTTAATAAGTTCTTCCAGATCCTTTAAAATCTTTTTGTCTTCGTCTTTTAAACCTTCCATTTTCGGCTTAAAGGTCGGGATCTTTTTGCCTTCGGTAAAGAGCTTAAGAAAACGGCCGATATTCCAAAGTTTATTGGAAAAATTACGCATGCCGCGGATTTTTTCTTCGCCTAAATTTAAATCATGGCCAGCTGCCGTGCCCCAAATTAAAGCAAAACGGACCGCATCGGCACCATATTTATCACTGACGACTAATGGATCCAAAACGTTGCCTTTATTTTTACTCATTTTTTGGCCTGAAGCATCCCGGACTAAGCCGTGCAGATAAACGGTTTGAAAAGGTACTTTGTTTGTTCGGTAAAGCCCCAGCATGATCATTCGGGCCACCCAGAAAAACAAAATATCATAACCGGTTTCCATCATCGTGGTTGGGTAAAAATAGTCGAAATCTTCTTTTGAATTGGCCATTAAAGTAGCAAACGGCCATTGACCCGACGAAAACCAGGTATCCAGAGTATCTTCCGAACCAGACAGGGGAATCTTATAGCCCCACCAGATTTGGCGGGAAATACACCAGTCTTTGATATTTTCCATCCATTGGAAATAAGTTTTTTCAAAGCTTTTGGGCACAATTTTAATTTCGCCCGATTTAACAGCTTTAATCGCCGGTTGGGCCAGGGTTTTGGTTTTAATAAACCACTGCAAAGAAATAATCGGTTCAATCGTTGTCCGGCAGCGCTCGCAGACCGCGACACTATGTTTATAGGGTTCGGCTCTAACCAAAACGCGCAAATGATCCAATTCGCCGACAACTTTTTCCCGGGCTTCTTCGACAGGTAAACCTAAAAATCTTCTCGGGACATTAATCATTTTGCCTTTGTCGTCAATGACGACCGGCGCGGGTAAGCGGTGTCTTTGGCCGATCTCCCAGTCCAGGAGATCATGACCGGGCGTAATTTTTAAAGCCCCGGTGCCAAATTGCGGGTCAACACTGTCGTCGGCCAGAATGGGCAATTTTTTATCGAGGAGAGGCAAAAGAGCTTCTTTGCCGATTAAATGCTGATAGCGTTTATCCTTGGGATTGACGGCAACAGCCACATCGGCCAGCATGGTTTCCGGACGGGTCGTGGCAATAACCAGCGAACCGTAAGAAATAAAATAAAGGCGGCCCAATTGCTCCTCATATTCGACTTCAAGATCCGAAAGCGCGGTGGCGCAGCGGGGACACCAATTAATAATGCGTTCGCCCTGATAGATTAAGCCGTCTTGATTTAACTTTTTAAAAGTTTCTAAAACGATTTTTTCAATTTGCGGGTCAAGG belongs to Patescibacteria group bacterium and includes:
- a CDS encoding valine--tRNA ligase, encoding MDKTYNHQGVEERIYSLWEQGGYFTPKIDQKKKPFSIIMPPPNANGPLHVGHAMFVTIQDILVRFHRMLGEPTLWLPGADHAGILTQVVFERELKKQGKTRYDLGREEFYKQCYEFSQKNKVYMYSQLKRLGASCDWTREKFTLDPQIEKIVLETFKKLNQDGLIYQGERIINWCPRCATALSDLEVEYEEQLGRLYFISYGSLVIATTRPETMLADVAVAVNPKDKRYQHLIGKEALLPLLDKKLPILADDSVDPQFGTGALKITPGHDLLDWEIGQRHRLPAPVVIDDKGKMINVPRRFLGLPVEEAREKVVGELDHLRVLVRAEPYKHSVAVCERCRTTIEPIISLQWFIKTKTLAQPAIKAVKSGEIKIVPKSFEKTYFQWMENIKDWCISRQIWWGYKIPLSGSEDTLDTWFSSGQWPFATLMANSKEDFDYFYPTTMMETGYDILFFWVARMIMLGLYRTNKVPFQTVYLHGLVRDASGQKMSKNKGNVLDPLVVSDKYGADAVRFALIWGTAAGHDLNLGEEKIRGMRNFSNKLWNIGRFLKLFTEGKKIPTFKPKMEGLKDEDKKILKDLEELIKKVTENLEKFQMALAAQALYEFLWHRLADQYLESSKKRTNNGDFIALSVLEHAYLTSLQLLHPFMPFITEEIWQKFQKKPLIIEPWPKTN